A stretch of the Lactuca sativa cultivar Salinas chromosome 9, Lsat_Salinas_v11, whole genome shotgun sequence genome encodes the following:
- the LOC111921291 gene encoding histidine-containing phosphotransfer protein 1: protein MDAITQLQRQFVEYTTSLYREGYLDDQFTQLQKLQDESNPDFVVEVVTLFFEDSEKLLNNLATALQQENIDYKQVDAHVHQFKGSSSSIGAQRVKNVCVVFRNYCDEKNLDGCVLCLQQAKNEYILIRNKLEALFNLEQQILQAGGSVPMMA, encoded by the exons ATGGATGCTATCACTCAATTGCAAAGACAATTTGTCGAATACACAACATCTTTATATCGTGAG gggTATCTTGATGATCAATTTACACAACTTCAGAAACTTCAAGATGAAAGCAACCCAGATTTTGTTGTTGAAGTTGTGACACTTTTCTTTGAAGATTCTGAAAAGCTTCTCAACAATTTGGCTACTGCTCT tcAGCAGGAGAATATTGATTATAAACAAGTAGATGCTCATGTTCACCAGTTTAAGGGTAGTAGTTCCAG CATAGGTGCACAACGAGTGAAGAATGTTTGTGTCGTTTTCAGAAATTATTGTGATGAGAAAAATCTTGATGG GTGTGTCCTATGTCTGCAACAAGCGAAAAATGAATACATCCTTATAAGGAACAAACTCGAAGCCTTGTTCaat CTTGAGCAACAAATCTTGCAAGCGGGTGGATCGGTGCCTATGATGGCGTAG